A region of Beijerinckia sp. 28-YEA-48 DNA encodes the following proteins:
- a CDS encoding DUF1963 domain-containing protein, producing the protein MPAFRSTYDLEKSLWAAGLGAESRDIAATVRPAILFVRQQQLDDTLPVGTSKIGGYPDLPHDFIWPQRPAFADAAKRAEALHQRGSMIREGLEQLQRDHPDTHISADHLDGVVARHKGMAAYMYVPMPLAFVAQINLSTLVHEAGFPADFPDTGLLSIFSDITGEQFSVHWHPETTTLERHAWPHRLVDYSDRFGQGAERRDGSWQWERLTHAEVLFPFSALTVPHHWKYAFPHGSAKWSRIWDWFQEGAHKQAFHPGAELVGGDDTVTANFGDRLGGWPSDIQGNAEQEIDNSEIISPGLTPWRHLFSWGAESYAGTRTMPHDMGGDGNTFLILHEDDLAARRFDRVKSIYQQT; encoded by the coding sequence ATGCCTGCCTTTCGTTCGACATATGATCTGGAAAAATCCCTTTGGGCCGCCGGTCTCGGCGCCGAAAGCCGCGACATTGCCGCCACCGTTCGGCCGGCGATCCTGTTCGTGCGTCAGCAGCAGCTTGACGATACATTGCCGGTCGGCACCAGCAAGATCGGCGGCTATCCCGATCTGCCGCACGATTTCATCTGGCCGCAGCGCCCAGCCTTTGCCGACGCCGCGAAACGGGCCGAGGCGCTGCACCAGCGCGGCAGCATGATCCGTGAAGGTCTCGAGCAATTACAGCGGGACCATCCAGACACGCATATTTCCGCCGACCATCTCGACGGCGTCGTGGCCCGGCACAAGGGCATGGCCGCCTATATGTATGTGCCGATGCCGCTGGCCTTCGTCGCGCAGATCAATCTATCGACCCTGGTTCACGAAGCGGGCTTCCCCGCCGATTTTCCCGACACCGGCCTGTTGAGCATTTTCAGCGACATCACCGGCGAGCAGTTCTCCGTCCACTGGCATCCAGAGACAACGACGCTCGAACGGCACGCCTGGCCGCATCGGCTCGTCGATTATTCCGATCGCTTCGGCCAAGGCGCCGAACGCCGGGACGGCAGTTGGCAATGGGAACGGCTGACCCATGCCGAAGTGCTGTTCCCCTTCTCCGCGCTGACCGTGCCGCACCATTGGAAATATGCCTTCCCCCATGGCAGCGCCAAATGGAGCAGGATTTGGGACTGGTTTCAGGAGGGCGCGCACAAACAGGCTTTCCATCCCGGCGCTGAACTCGTCGGCGGCGACGACACCGTCACCGCCAATTTCGGCGATCGTCTCGGCGGCTGGCCATCCGACATCCAAGGCAATGCCGAGCAGGAAATCGACAACAGCGAGATCATAAGCCCCGGCCTCACGCCCTGGCGTCATCTCTTCTCCTGGGGCGCGGAGAGCTATGCCGGCACCAGAACCATGCCCCATGACATGGGTGGAGACGGCAACACCTTCCTCATCCTGCATGAGGACGATCTCGCGGCTCGCCGCTTCGACCGGGTGAAGAGCATCTATC
- a CDS encoding YcxB family protein — MSILGTDQPNRSVTFQLEAADYVTANKLHVRKQYRKPLLLVFSICVTLAYLVFIVMSWHRAPPAPLAVIVHGAFWGGILWSLVSYFFLVPRQTRKAFQEQKGFQYPLTLTWSDDGIEVQNQQGRAAFPWTDLFRWAEDQRIILFYHSSRLFQMLPRRVLSDAQVDDLHRCIKTPKIK; from the coding sequence GTGAGTATATTGGGTACAGACCAGCCAAATCGCAGCGTCACTTTTCAACTTGAAGCGGCGGACTATGTCACCGCCAACAAGCTGCATGTGCGCAAACAATATCGAAAGCCGCTTTTGCTTGTCTTTTCGATCTGCGTCACCCTGGCCTATCTCGTTTTTATCGTCATGAGTTGGCATCGCGCCCCGCCCGCGCCGCTTGCCGTCATCGTTCATGGCGCCTTCTGGGGCGGCATTCTCTGGTCACTCGTCAGCTATTTCTTCCTCGTTCCACGCCAAACGCGCAAAGCCTTCCAGGAACAGAAAGGCTTTCAATACCCCCTGACCCTGACGTGGTCGGACGATGGCATCGAGGTTCAGAACCAGCAAGGACGCGCCGCCTTCCCCTGGACCGATCTGTTCCGATGGGCGGAGGATCAACGCATCATCCTCTTCTATCATTCGTCCCGCCTCTTCCAGATGTTGCCGCGCCGCGTGCTGAGCGATGCTCAGGTCGACGATCTGCATCGCTGCATCAAGACGCCGAAAATCAAATGA
- a CDS encoding dodecin, with protein sequence MQEHVYKILELVGSSEDSIEEAIENAIARATKTVRNMRWFEVTNTRGFIDNDKIAHYQVTIRVGFTLEE encoded by the coding sequence ATGCAAGAACATGTCTACAAAATTCTCGAACTCGTTGGTTCCTCGGAAGACTCAATCGAGGAAGCGATCGAAAACGCCATCGCGCGGGCCACCAAGACCGTTCGCAACATGCGCTGGTTCGAAGTCACCAATACACGTGGTTTTATCGATAACGACAAGATCGCGCATTATCAGGTGACGATCCGTGTCGGCTTCACGCTTGAGGAATGA
- a CDS encoding FAD-dependent oxidoreductase, with protein sequence MPQMTNNRRAFMIGLSGLGAVAATRAFAEEASAPKPPATEKAPRFTVPSLAPVHLSADRITRITACMRPFRATGPRLEVESVGNKRVVHNYGHGGSGWSLSWGSSTIAARYALEGGKRDIAVIGCGALGLTSALLLRRAGARVTIYTKERTPQTRSFRATGTWSPDSRIADADRVAPTFPALWEDMARTSYATYQTLLGLPGEPVAWTDRYALSDDAPKPRSIGDIHFAEYEKKVLADITPPFRLLAPGSHPFPVNYVRHGTSMQFNVTELARMLLEDFLREGGQIETMTFNTPADLARLKQPVVVNCTGYGARALWKDETITPVRGQIAWLPAQPEVRYGVYYRNVVVLPRPDGIVVQQAGDNDMWGYGIDNETPDRAESEAAIATFAGIFRR encoded by the coding sequence ATGCCTCAGATGACGAACAACCGGCGTGCCTTCATGATCGGCCTCTCCGGCCTTGGCGCCGTGGCCGCCACCCGCGCCTTCGCCGAGGAGGCCAGCGCCCCAAAGCCGCCAGCAACCGAGAAAGCTCCTCGTTTCACAGTGCCCTCTCTGGCGCCGGTGCATCTCAGCGCCGATCGCATCACGCGCATCACCGCCTGCATGCGCCCGTTCCGCGCCACCGGTCCACGCCTTGAAGTCGAGAGCGTCGGCAACAAGCGCGTGGTGCATAACTATGGCCACGGCGGCAGCGGCTGGTCGCTGTCCTGGGGGTCGAGCACGATCGCCGCGCGCTATGCGCTGGAAGGCGGCAAGCGCGACATCGCCGTCATCGGCTGCGGTGCGCTTGGCCTCACCTCCGCCCTGCTGCTGCGACGAGCCGGCGCCAGGGTGACCATCTATACCAAGGAGCGCACGCCGCAGACCCGCTCCTTCCGCGCCACCGGCACCTGGTCGCCGGACTCGCGCATCGCCGATGCCGATAGGGTGGCGCCAACCTTCCCGGCTTTGTGGGAAGACATGGCGCGCACCTCCTACGCCACCTATCAAACCCTGCTCGGCCTGCCGGGAGAGCCCGTCGCCTGGACCGATCGCTACGCTTTGTCCGACGATGCGCCGAAGCCACGCTCCATCGGCGACATTCACTTCGCCGAATATGAGAAGAAAGTATTGGCCGACATCACACCGCCCTTCCGTCTCCTGGCGCCCGGCTCCCATCCCTTCCCGGTCAACTATGTCAGACACGGCACCAGCATGCAGTTCAATGTCACCGAACTGGCCAGAATGCTGCTTGAGGATTTTCTGCGTGAAGGCGGCCAGATCGAAACCATGACGTTCAACACGCCGGCTGATCTGGCACGGCTCAAACAGCCCGTGGTGGTCAATTGCACCGGCTATGGCGCGCGGGCTTTATGGAAGGACGAGACGATCACACCCGTGCGCGGCCAGATCGCCTGGCTGCCGGCGCAGCCGGAGGTGCGCTACGGCGTCTATTATCGCAATGTCGTCGTTTTGCCGCGTCCCGACGGCATCGTCGTGCAACAGGCCGGCGACAATGACATGTGGGGCTACGGCATCGACAACGAGACGCCTGACCGCGCTGAATCCGAAGCCGCGATTGCGACATTCGCCGGCATCTTCAGACGCTGA
- a CDS encoding class I SAM-dependent methyltransferase, whose protein sequence is MIALGLSAIQAGSRFHRRDVATRRIIGLTIMSFPYDDPFWTSAATFLSSHARPVDRVLAPELFWRIVPVVSTYGTTFAPQPPVYDWMVLHKGELELVERQFLTRIAQEAVPVFANEVFVIFADVPDRNLASVRESEHVRAFEEIVKALPPAQAPPVSSAPLVIRNFSAMNSAELREAMNAFWRIGGYEYVTLRDKVYYGEVDTYVDEFIEDARDLEVLDLCCGDGRVIPKLQNARRVIGIDLSDEAVRLANERNSSPNHSFQAMDAEALTFADASFDLVLFVDAIEHVLDAEKVFQEIGRVIRPGGRLFVTVANRASLNQVMTRKMGFPEFKTNYQHIREFDMAETRRLFADAGFSIEREGGLFLFPYWGVPGVDQQVRHIIDHDAEVVELHRLLGRAVGAEHAYCSVVLGRKI, encoded by the coding sequence ATGATTGCCCTGGGGCTTTCTGCGATACAAGCTGGCTCGAGATTTCACCGGCGCGACGTCGCTACCCGCCGGATCATAGGGCTGACGATCATGTCCTTTCCATACGATGATCCGTTCTGGACGTCGGCCGCTACATTTTTGTCGTCGCACGCACGCCCTGTCGACCGGGTTCTGGCACCTGAATTGTTCTGGCGGATTGTTCCGGTGGTCAGCACCTATGGCACGACGTTCGCGCCGCAGCCGCCCGTCTACGACTGGATGGTGCTGCACAAGGGCGAGCTTGAGCTTGTTGAGCGCCAGTTTCTAACGCGAATTGCGCAAGAGGCGGTTCCGGTTTTCGCCAATGAAGTGTTCGTTATTTTCGCAGACGTGCCAGACCGGAATTTAGCGTCGGTGCGCGAGAGCGAACACGTCCGCGCCTTCGAGGAGATCGTCAAGGCGTTGCCGCCGGCACAGGCGCCGCCCGTGTCGTCGGCGCCCTTGGTCATCCGGAATTTTTCCGCGATGAACTCCGCCGAACTCCGCGAGGCCATGAACGCATTCTGGCGCATCGGTGGCTATGAATATGTCACCTTGCGCGACAAGGTCTATTACGGCGAGGTGGATACCTACGTCGATGAATTCATCGAAGATGCCCGTGACCTGGAGGTCCTGGATCTGTGTTGCGGCGATGGGCGCGTCATCCCTAAATTGCAGAACGCGCGACGGGTGATCGGCATAGATTTATCGGACGAAGCCGTCCGGCTGGCGAACGAGCGCAACAGCTCACCGAACCATTCGTTTCAGGCGATGGATGCGGAGGCTCTCACATTCGCCGATGCCTCTTTCGATCTGGTGCTGTTCGTCGATGCGATCGAGCATGTACTGGACGCTGAAAAAGTCTTTCAGGAAATTGGACGGGTCATACGGCCAGGTGGCCGTCTCTTCGTGACTGTGGCCAACCGCGCCAGCCTGAATCAGGTCATGACCCGGAAGATGGGATTTCCCGAATTCAAAACCAACTATCAGCATATCCGCGAGTTCGACATGGCCGAGACGCGGCGTCTGTTCGCCGATGCCGGGTTTTCGATCGAACGGGAAGGGGGATTGTTTCTGTTCCCCTATTGGGGCGTCCCTGGCGTCGATCAACAGGTGCGCCACATCATCGACCATGACGCGGAAGTCGTCGAGCTGCATCGGCTTCTTGGTCGGGCGGTGGGGGCGGAACATGCCTATTGTTCAGTGGTGCTAGGCAGAAAAATCTGA
- a CDS encoding glycosyltransferase family 1 protein, protein MVDGLFGRIAPRFDDPELAEIAFHRQGIVVGDLPLRERLRWFTDGLMGKVQASRVERSGTVQYRPVAERFSCLDGVLNAPMPLGRAQRHFAKTGRFLTVRLPKDVELMHWTMPVPIRAEGIKNIYTILDLIPFVLPYATLGNAEHEMKMFRTILETADQIVTISEFSRSEIARIFAVDKESILNTYLSASTEATIAAAPEDEIEKFVAASAGLQLRNYLLFVGAIEPRKNVERMIDAYLKSATTLPLVVCSSSGWLNEETITRLDFLSRSLDGTSRMNGGGKRIIRINKAKDADIARLIRGARAVVFPSLYEGFGLPVLEAMQLGTPVITSNTASMAEIAADAAILVDPFAVDELARAMETISSDDVTWSQLAAAGLARAETFSPKAFAERMRVVLNMPDRVRAKVPLTSAEGAPAGL, encoded by the coding sequence ATGGTCGACGGCTTGTTCGGACGTATTGCACCCCGGTTCGATGATCCCGAATTGGCGGAGATAGCCTTCCATCGTCAGGGCATAGTGGTCGGCGATCTGCCATTGCGGGAGCGGTTGCGGTGGTTCACAGATGGCCTGATGGGAAAGGTCCAGGCGTCTCGTGTCGAGCGGTCGGGGACCGTGCAGTATAGGCCGGTTGCCGAGCGGTTCAGCTGTCTTGACGGTGTTTTGAATGCGCCCATGCCGTTGGGGCGGGCGCAGCGCCATTTCGCCAAAACCGGCCGGTTTCTGACAGTCCGTCTGCCCAAAGACGTGGAGCTGATGCACTGGACCATGCCCGTGCCAATCCGGGCTGAGGGCATCAAAAATATCTATACGATTCTCGATTTGATTCCGTTTGTTCTGCCCTATGCGACGCTCGGCAATGCGGAGCATGAAATGAAGATGTTCCGCACCATTCTTGAGACGGCTGATCAGATTGTCACGATCTCGGAGTTCAGCCGTAGCGAGATTGCCCGCATCTTTGCCGTCGACAAGGAGAGCATCCTAAACACCTATCTTAGCGCGAGCACCGAGGCGACGATTGCTGCTGCGCCCGAGGATGAAATCGAGAAATTCGTTGCGGCGTCGGCGGGACTGCAACTGCGTAACTATCTCCTCTTCGTTGGCGCCATCGAACCGCGCAAGAACGTTGAGAGAATGATCGACGCCTATTTGAAATCCGCCACCACGCTGCCCCTCGTGGTCTGCTCGAGTTCCGGTTGGCTCAATGAAGAGACGATCACGCGTCTGGACTTTCTGTCCCGCAGTCTTGATGGGACGAGCCGGATGAATGGGGGAGGCAAGCGGATCATACGCATCAACAAGGCAAAGGATGCGGATATTGCGCGTTTGATCCGGGGCGCTCGCGCCGTCGTGTTTCCTTCTCTCTATGAAGGGTTTGGCTTGCCAGTTCTCGAGGCGATGCAATTGGGAACCCCGGTGATCACGTCCAACACGGCATCGATGGCCGAAATTGCGGCCGATGCCGCGATCTTGGTCGATCCTTTTGCAGTCGATGAACTGGCGCGCGCGATGGAGACCATCAGCAGCGACGACGTAACTTGGAGCCAGCTTGCGGCGGCTGGGCTGGCCAGGGCGGAGACGTTTTCGCCGAAGGCTTTCGCCGAGCGCATGCGTGTTGTTTTGAATATGCCGGACCGTGTCCGCGCCAAGGTGCCGTTGACGAGCGCAGAAGGCGCGCCTGCTGGTCTGTGA
- a CDS encoding DUF3592 domain-containing protein, whose amino-acid sequence MGKYLHRDRSWARACKWRQEAEASSAAIPTNRGMAEPPAWAVAIMVGTIALVVLAFTLLDGSDNSWRNALPFTNYHTFWIGLIFLPILMLLILAFAVKMIEMRKAAHWPSAMGRITRSTLEARHSKGTSDTLQVHNVPSVAYEFTTDGRRWSSQRIGIGEDSGGANTEATLQRYPVGAVVKVFYNPKNPNDCVLERDPPSGMGKGCLIGFAALALFALVVWYLVTNATRLLGDHLPNGNAPATVFAICFGLLLLLAFVAGYRASRAAANWPVVRGRIITSEVETIHKMEDGRSRTAYAPAVEYTYQVRGLDYHGRQIKFGIGVSGARGFAEKTIAHYPLGSDVDVHYDPANPSNAALENPTGYYWFILVVALACFALAAFTSGVLR is encoded by the coding sequence TTGGGCAAATATCTGCACCGCGACCGATCCTGGGCCCGCGCCTGCAAATGGCGGCAGGAAGCCGAGGCGAGCTCCGCCGCAATCCCCACCAACAGAGGCATGGCGGAACCACCCGCCTGGGCCGTGGCGATCATGGTCGGCACCATCGCCCTCGTCGTCCTGGCCTTCACGCTGCTGGACGGCAGCGACAATTCCTGGCGCAATGCGCTACCTTTCACCAATTATCATACGTTCTGGATCGGCCTGATCTTCCTGCCGATCCTCATGCTCCTCATCCTCGCGTTCGCCGTGAAGATGATCGAAATGCGCAAGGCGGCGCATTGGCCGAGCGCCATGGGACGGATCACCCGCTCGACCCTCGAAGCGCGCCACAGCAAGGGAACGAGCGACACGCTTCAAGTCCATAACGTGCCGTCGGTCGCCTATGAATTCACCACCGATGGACGCAGGTGGAGCAGCCAGCGTATCGGCATCGGCGAAGATTCTGGTGGCGCCAACACCGAGGCCACCCTGCAACGCTATCCTGTCGGCGCCGTCGTCAAAGTGTTTTACAATCCGAAGAACCCAAATGACTGCGTGCTGGAGCGCGATCCGCCCTCCGGCATGGGCAAAGGCTGCCTCATCGGCTTCGCGGCCCTGGCGCTATTTGCGCTCGTCGTCTGGTATCTTGTCACCAATGCGACGCGCCTCCTCGGCGATCATCTGCCAAACGGCAATGCCCCTGCCACGGTCTTCGCCATCTGTTTCGGCTTGCTGCTGCTCCTGGCGTTCGTCGCCGGCTACCGCGCTTCGCGCGCCGCCGCCAATTGGCCGGTCGTGCGTGGACGGATCATCACGAGCGAAGTGGAAACCATTCACAAGATGGAGGACGGACGTTCGCGCACCGCTTACGCGCCAGCGGTCGAATATACCTATCAAGTGCGCGGGCTCGACTACCACGGCCGCCAGATCAAATTCGGCATCGGCGTCTCCGGCGCGCGTGGCTTCGCCGAAAAGACCATCGCTCACTATCCACTCGGCAGCGATGTCGACGTTCACTACGATCCGGCCAATCCCTCGAACGCGGCGCTGGAAAACCCGACCGGCTATTACTGGTTCATATTGGTGGTGGCGCTCGCCTGTTTCGCGCTCGCCGCCTTCACCAGCGGTGTTCTAAGATAA
- a CDS encoding arginyltransferase, whose product MTSEPRDAPQFYLTSPSPCPYLPGREERKVFTHLVGRKAVALNNALTESGFRRSQTIAYRPACEECRACVSVRVRVDEFKPTRNMRRVLDANSDLIGASLPARPTSEQYSLFRGYLDARHGDGGMADMNVLDYTMMIEDTHVETRLVEYRRRGPDSSINGRGTGPLIAVCLTDVLADGLSMVYSFYDTEHADRSLGTFMILDHIERTRRLGLPHLYLGYWVDGSRKMAYKARFLPQERLGMDGWDVVD is encoded by the coding sequence GTGACGAGCGAACCGCGCGACGCCCCGCAATTCTATCTCACCTCGCCTTCGCCCTGCCCTTATCTGCCGGGGCGGGAGGAGCGGAAGGTGTTTACCCATCTGGTCGGGCGCAAGGCGGTGGCGCTGAACAATGCGCTCACCGAAAGCGGCTTCCGTCGCTCCCAGACCATTGCCTATCGTCCCGCCTGCGAGGAATGCCGCGCCTGCGTTTCGGTGCGCGTCCGCGTCGACGAGTTCAAGCCGACCCGCAACATGCGCCGCGTGCTCGACGCCAACAGCGATCTCATCGGCGCCTCCCTGCCCGCACGGCCGACCTCGGAACAATATTCGCTGTTTCGCGGCTATCTCGACGCCCGCCACGGCGATGGCGGCATGGCCGACATGAACGTGCTCGATTACACGATGATGATCGAGGACACCCATGTCGAAACCAGGCTGGTCGAATATCGCCGCCGTGGCCCCGACAGCTCCATCAACGGACGCGGCACCGGTCCATTGATCGCCGTCTGCCTCACCGATGTGCTCGCCGATGGCCTGTCGATGGTCTATTCCTTCTACGATACCGAACACGCGGACCGCTCACTTGGCACCTTCATGATCCTCGATCATATCGAGCGCACGCGCCGCCTCGGCCTACCCCACCTCTATCTCGGCTATTGGGTCGATGGCTCGCGCAAGATGGCCTACAAGGCCCGCTTCCTGCCGCAGGAGCGGCTCGGCATGGACGGCTGGGACGTGGTCGACTGA
- a CDS encoding glutathione S-transferase: MITVHHLNNSRSQRVLWLLEELGLPYEIVRYERDPKTMLAPPALRAIHPLGKSPVITDNGETYAESGAILEHLVETYGNGRLIPAAGTPERQRYRMWMHYAEGSAMPPLLMKLVLSRLPNTEGAVAGFIDPQLAQHADYWETALGQSEWFAGDAFTAADIQMSFPIEAAAARGDGKARPKTAAFLQRIHARPAYLAAVERGGPYALMR, encoded by the coding sequence ATGATCACGGTTCACCACCTCAACAATTCCCGCTCCCAGCGCGTGCTCTGGCTACTGGAGGAATTGGGGCTCCCTTACGAAATCGTCCGCTATGAGCGCGACCCCAAAACCATGCTCGCGCCACCGGCGCTGCGCGCCATTCATCCGCTCGGCAAATCGCCCGTCATCACCGACAACGGCGAGACCTATGCCGAGTCCGGCGCCATTCTCGAACATCTGGTGGAGACCTATGGCAACGGCCGCCTGATCCCGGCGGCGGGCACACCAGAGCGCCAGCGCTATCGCATGTGGATGCATTATGCCGAGGGCTCCGCCATGCCGCCGTTGCTGATGAAACTGGTGCTTTCGCGCCTGCCCAACACGGAGGGCGCCGTCGCAGGCTTCATCGATCCGCAGCTCGCCCAGCATGCCGATTATTGGGAGACGGCGCTTGGCCAATCCGAATGGTTCGCCGGCGATGCCTTTACCGCCGCCGACATCCAGATGAGCTTTCCCATCGAGGCCGCCGCCGCCCGTGGCGACGGCAAGGCGCGGCCGAAAACCGCCGCTTTTCTCCAGCGCATCCACGCCCGCCCGGCCTATCTCGCCGCCGTCGAACGGGGCGGGCCTTATGCGCTCATGCGGTAA
- a CDS encoding DUF2306 domain-containing protein, whose product MSLAPLLAAPLAIQIHAFAAMAAFALGVVQFAASKGTLPHRTFGWIWVGLMLAVALSSFWIHELRLFGPWSPIHFLSIFTLVTLPLAVYAAHKHKVRVHQRAMIGLFVGALVIAGLFTFIPGRLMARVVLGG is encoded by the coding sequence ATGTCGCTTGCGCCGCTGCTGGCCGCGCCTCTCGCCATCCAGATTCATGCCTTCGCGGCGATGGCCGCCTTCGCGCTTGGCGTCGTTCAGTTCGCCGCGTCGAAGGGCACGCTGCCGCATCGCACGTTTGGTTGGATCTGGGTTGGGCTGATGCTGGCGGTGGCGCTGTCGTCGTTCTGGATTCACGAACTGCGCCTGTTCGGGCCATGGAGCCCGATCCATTTCCTGTCGATCTTCACCTTGGTGACGCTGCCGCTCGCGGTCTACGCGGCGCATAAGCACAAGGTGCGCGTGCATCAGCGCGCCATGATCGGCTTGTTCGTTGGGGCGCTGGTGATCGCCGGGCTGTTCACCTTCATTCCCGGCCGCTTGATGGCGCGGGTGGTTTTGGGTGGTTAG
- a CDS encoding MFS transporter, giving the protein MSPSPASRSRLTLIGAALGFVVVVVDVSVVNVALDAFRADFSTNVAGLEWVVNAYTLIFAALLLTTGTLGDRFGARKVFVAGFVLFTAASVACGLAPTLMTLVMARLVQGAGAALLIPNSLSLVQQAFPVEATRHRAVGWWSAAGGSALAAGPVIGGFLVAHFGWRSIFLINLPIGLIGLAITLRYAPRSPVNARRSLDLPGQGTAIIALAALATALIEAGHLGWTNPTIIIALSVAVIATVAFIAIEARTTEPMLPLTLFQSRAFTIASISGAFLNFAYYGLIFVFSLYFQWQQKFSPQETGLAFLPMTIVLMIANIASGLLITRLGARRLMVLGQMLAASGYLLLLGAVTTGSYALLIVPMLMAAGGLALVVPTITNMTLSAVEPSRAGLASGVLNTARQVGGMLGVAVCGYLVRDISEHAFMDGMLLSLALAVILFLSGALLSLLWLDRAASKDMPHGTKQEANADRSCPA; this is encoded by the coding sequence ATGTCGCCTTCTCCCGCCTCCCGGTCGCGGCTCACGCTCATCGGCGCCGCCCTCGGCTTCGTCGTCGTTGTCGTTGATGTCAGCGTCGTCAATGTCGCGCTCGACGCCTTCCGTGCCGACTTCTCAACAAACGTCGCCGGCCTCGAATGGGTGGTCAACGCCTATACGCTGATCTTCGCCGCCCTGCTTCTCACCACTGGAACGCTGGGCGACCGCTTTGGCGCGCGCAAGGTCTTCGTTGCCGGCTTCGTCCTGTTCACGGCCGCCTCCGTCGCCTGTGGCCTCGCCCCCACGCTGATGACATTGGTTATGGCGCGCCTCGTTCAGGGTGCGGGCGCGGCGCTGCTCATTCCCAATTCGCTCTCGCTCGTTCAACAGGCATTCCCGGTCGAGGCGACACGCCACCGTGCCGTGGGCTGGTGGAGCGCCGCCGGCGGCAGTGCGCTGGCCGCGGGCCCCGTCATCGGCGGCTTTCTCGTCGCCCATTTCGGCTGGCGCAGCATCTTTCTCATCAATCTGCCGATCGGCTTGATCGGATTGGCGATCACGCTGCGCTATGCCCCGCGCAGCCCCGTCAATGCGCGCCGATCGCTCGACCTGCCCGGACAAGGAACCGCCATCATCGCGCTCGCCGCATTGGCCACGGCGTTGATCGAAGCCGGACATCTCGGGTGGACGAATCCGACCATCATCATTGCCCTGTCGGTCGCCGTGATCGCCACCGTCGCCTTCATCGCGATCGAAGCCAGGACGACGGAGCCGATGTTGCCGCTGACGCTGTTCCAATCACGTGCCTTCACGATCGCCTCGATCAGCGGCGCCTTTTTGAATTTCGCCTATTATGGATTGATCTTCGTTTTCAGCCTCTACTTCCAATGGCAACAGAAGTTCTCGCCGCAGGAGACGGGGCTAGCCTTTCTGCCGATGACCATCGTACTCATGATCGCCAATATCGCCAGCGGCCTTCTCATCACCCGTCTTGGCGCGCGTCGTCTGATGGTGCTGGGCCAAATGCTGGCGGCCAGCGGCTATCTGCTGCTCCTGGGCGCCGTGACGACGGGCTCCTATGCGCTGCTCATCGTGCCGATGCTGATGGCGGCCGGCGGCCTTGCCCTGGTGGTGCCCACCATCACCAACATGACGCTCTCCGCCGTAGAGCCCTCGCGCGCCGGCCTCGCCTCGGGTGTGCTCAACACCGCCCGGCAAGTCGGCGGCATGCTGGGCGTGGCAGTCTGCGGCTATCTCGTGCGCGACATCTCAGAACACGCTTTCATGGACGGCATGCTGCTGTCTCTCGCCCTCGCCGTCATCCTTTTCCTCTCTGGCGCGCTGCTCTCGCTTTTGTGGCTCGATCGCGCCGCGTCGAAGGACATGCCCCACGGCACGAAGCAGGAAGCGAATGCCGATCGCAGCTGCCCGGCCTAA